The Penaeus chinensis breed Huanghai No. 1 chromosome 29, ASM1920278v2, whole genome shotgun sequence genome window below encodes:
- the LOC125040646 gene encoding SAC3 domain-containing protein 1-like: MNSPRENGSEYLVGKCMGMCPNAEMRLRQRERLIHPLEMAVGENGQRTNVAQARFMVKEYSRSAAGHETKASDIRPQPVLVKTLRYLLSNACNHTDVRWAKVYQFISDRLQAIQQDMCMQSLCNFQAVRIHQAAVRFFMYAHYRTCEHDLSDFDPYLNKTQLIKTLTILINMYKDLDLQRDPKEEISSVYKNARIEAEGLYMLVHFGDTKALQHSLELPEYTRSSELVMLVLQMNLSWFIGNYVRVLRLAAHLPPIFICAFHPHLTAVQRKALKVMSHAYSNKMLAYDKEDLTKTLMFAHPKDLVEVCQHYKIEVAENGIKFKKGSFDEEADLMKSRRVRWIEDKLDALSLPELFLPEELAP, translated from the exons ATGAATAGCCCCAGAGAAAATGGTTCTGAGTACCTCGTAGGCAAGTGCATGGGAATGTGCCCCAATGCAGAGATGCGGCT ACGACAGAGAGAAAGGTTAATCCATCCGTTGGAGATGGCAGTCGGGGAGAATGGCCAAAGAACGAATGTCGCGCAGGCAAGGTTCATGGTCAAGGAATATTCAAGATCAGCAGCAGGACATGAGACCAAAGCCTCAGACATCAGACCGCAGCCTGTGCTCGTGAAGACACTAAGATATTTGCTTTCAAA tGCTTGTAATCATACTGATGTCCGCTGGGCCAAAGTTTATCAGTTTATAAGCGATCGTCTGCAGGCGATACAGCAGGACATGTGTATGCAGAGCCTCTGCAATTTTCAGGCAGTTCGGATCCATCAGGCTGCTGTTAGATTTTTCATGTATGCACACTACAG GACCTGTGAACATGATTTGTCAGACTTTGACCCATATTTAAACAAAACCCAGTTGATCAAAACGCTCACAATCTTGATAAATATGTACAAGGATCTTGACCTGCAGAGAGATCCCAAAGAAGAAATATCTTCCGTATATAAGAATGCAAGAATAGAAGCTGAGGGGTTGTACATGTTAGTTCATTTTGGAGATACAAAGGCTCTTCAGCATTCACTTGAGCTTCCTGAGTATACTAG gtCATCAGAGCTAGTTATGTTGGTTCTGCAAATGAACTTGTCCTGGTTCATTGGCAACTATGTTCGAGTTCTTCGGCTAGCAGCACACTTACCTCCGATATTCATATGTGCCTTTCATCCACATTTGACAGCAGTTCAAAG AAAAGCACTGAAGGTGATGAGTCATGCCTACAGTAACAAAATGCTTGCATATGATAAGGAAGACCTCACCAAAACTTTGATGTTTGCGCACCCCAAGGACCTAGTTGAAGTGTGCCAGCATTACAAGATAGAAGTAGCAGAGAATGGCATCAAGTTCAAGAAAGGGTCCTTTGATGAAGAAGCAGACTTG ATGAAATCCAGAAGAGTAAGGTGGATTGAAGACAAGTTAGATGCTTTATCACTCCCAGAATTATTCCTGCCAGAGGAGCTTGCGCCATAA